A region of the Apium graveolens cultivar Ventura chromosome 6, ASM990537v1, whole genome shotgun sequence genome:
TTGGGACTAAATTCTCTGTTGGCTTCCCTCGAAGTTCTTCATTATCAcggacatccatgtcttctatAGGGAGGACCTGCCCCCCAGTTCCATCGGGCCTAAGTGCTGTAACATGGCAACTGCGGACCATTTTCTGATCTCCTTTTGCCTCTCCAACATTGTTCCTAGTCGGGAACTTCAAAACCATGTGATAGGTTAAGAGCACAGTCTTGAACGTATGGATCCTTGTTCTGCCCGTGATAGCGTTATAGGTAGAAGCTGACTTAACAATCTGAAATTTTAACATTTGCGTGGCCTCCCTGGGCTCTTCCCCAATAGTCACAGGAAGTTGTATTGCTCCTTCGACTTGGAATTTCACTTGATTAAACCCGTATATGGGTGCGTCGGATGGAGTCAGTTGGGAGTCATTGTAGCCCATCCTTAAGAACGTGTCATGGAAAAGAATATCAATGGAAGCTCCATTATCCACTAAGACCCTCATAACAGGATAATTTCCAATATCGGGGTGATAACAAGAGGATTGTTctgaggaaatttcaaaccttcaaggtctggGTCACCGAACTCAAGCATCATCTCTGACTTAGAACACTTAGACGGCTCTCCGACTATGCTCAATACCTCTCTCTCATAAGCTTTTCGAGAGTTCCTTCTAGTCCCAGCTGCTGTAGGTCCTCCTGAGATCATGTTGATTACTGACCCTCGGGGTTGTGGGTTACGATCCTTGTCGTTACCCCTTTGATCGTCATCTC
Encoded here:
- the LOC141665359 gene encoding uncharacterized protein LOC141665359, with the translated sequence MGYNDSQLTPSDAPIYGFNQVKFQVEGAIQLPVTIGEEPREATQMLKFQIVKSASTYNAITGRTRIHTFKTVLLTYHMVLKFPTRNNVGEAKGDQKMVRSCHVTALRPDGTGGQVLPIEDMDVRDNEELRGKPTENLVPIPLDSLDP